In Silene latifolia isolate original U9 population chromosome 3, ASM4854445v1, whole genome shotgun sequence, a single window of DNA contains:
- the LOC141649348 gene encoding uncharacterized protein LOC141649348 codes for MPQVTKNVKIEELDVDAEEKFANEAAVTPEKSRSTETDDRSTKSAAASNSDKGKSKAAEPPTVIKVPFPGRLKNTKVEQQFGKFLEVVKNLQRSFNEAETIAFTEECSALLQSKSSPKLKDPGSFSIPCTIGTHVIDKALCDLDASVSFMPYSICEKLNIGHLKVTNVTLQMVDRTAKCSLGVLEDAPVKICKFFIPVDFIVLDMADNT; via the exons ATGCCTCAGGTCACTAAAAATGTCAAAATTGAGGAGTTAGATGTGGATGCAGAAGAAAAGTTCGCTAATGAAGCAGCTGTCACGCctgaaaaaagtcgatcgacagaAACTGATGATCGATCGACTAAATCTGCAGCT GCATCTAATTCTGATAAAGGGAAGAGCAAAGCTGCCGAGCCGCCAACTGTTATCAAAGTTCCATTTCCAGGACGCTTAAAGAATACAAAGGTCGAGCAGCAGTTCGGTAAATTCTTGGAGGTCGTCAAAAATCTTCAG AGGAGCTTTAATGAAGCAGAGACCATTGCTTTTacagaagagtgtagtgcactcctaCAAAGCAAGTCTTCACCCAAATTGaaggatccgggtagtttttccatTCCTTGTACTATAGGCACTCATGTAATAGATAAAGCTTTATGTGATTTGGATGCCAGTGTCAGTTTCATGCCCTATTCGATTTGCGAAAAACTGAATATAGGGCATCTTAAAGTTACCAATGTGACCCTACAAATGGTTGACCGAACAGCTAAATGTTCTTTAGGTGTTTTAGAGGATGCCCCTGTTAAGATATGTAAATTCTTCATACCTGTTGACTTTATTGTGTTGGATATGGCTGACAACACTTAG
- the LOC141649349 gene encoding uncharacterized protein LOC141649349 encodes MMKTGYQNGHWAATLKGYSIREGYEWLRNKQPKKDWVQLVWNDWNLPKHALISWLVMNYGLNIKAKLFQFGCCPDNRCCICDQEPETLEHLFFYCLYSRQVLSLIEQWCGFKIAVNAYTSSGRSAGARLKLHTHYLLWSACFYHIWNQRNNSRVNMILTRPEILVMQIREDAMRRIRSKIGRTVVNDERTWLQKWGICWGWCP; translated from the coding sequence ATGATGAAGACTGGATATCAGAATGGCCACTGGGCAGCTACCCTGAAGGGATATTCTATCAGAGAGGGATATGAGTGGCTTAGAAATAAACAGCCTAAGAAAGATTGGGTTCAACTGGTCTGGAATGATTGGAACTTACCAAAGCATGCTTTGATTTCATGGCTTGTGATGAACTATGGTCTTAACATCAAGGCCAAATTATTTCAGTTTGGCTGCTGTCCTGACAACAGATGTTGCATCTGTGATCAGGAACCTGAAACTTTGGAgcatttgtttttttattgtttatacAGCAGACAGGTGCTGAGTTTAATTGAGCAATGGTGTGGTTTCAAAATTGCAGTGAATGCTTATACTAGCAGTGGTAGGAGTGCAGGGGCAAGACTGAAGTTGCATACTCATTACCTTCTCTGGTCTGCCTGCTTCTATCATATATGGAATCAGAGGAACAACTCGAGGGTGAACATGATCCTTACTAGGCCTGAAATTTTGGTTATGCAGATCAGGGAGGATGCCATGAGAAGGATCAGGTCAAAAATTGGACGAACTGTAGTGAATGATGAAAGGACTTGGCTTCAGAAATGGGGcatttgttggggttggtgtccttaa